The uncultured Methanoregula sp. genomic sequence CATTCACAATCCAGTTCATTGTCGCCTCAGTTTCCAGCCCCCCGGATTCATCTCATCCGGATAATTACGGGGCTCTTTTTTCCCTTGTTCTCACGAGGCAGTCCTTTCTTGGACGGTATCGGAGAACGCGATCGCAGCACTGAAGTAGGTTAACGGCAAACAATCCTTCTAATGAAGATCGGAAATATTGAGGTGAAGGTCTCAATTGTCTCGATTGGGGTATTTGTGTTCTTCACCCTTTTTCTTATTCTCGCCTCCCTGTACAGCCCTGAAGTCCGGTCAAACCTCATCTGGATGATCCCGTGCCTCTTTATGCTGCTGGTCATCCCTGTTGCCCTCAACTACATGAGCCGCAGCGAGTACGCGGATCTTACCCCCCGCTACGAGGTTGAGGCGAAGACCGTCCGGGTCAAACTGATCAACGAGAGTATGATTGGGAAGCCCGTGCGGATTGAGGGTGTGGTAGAACGGGTGTATTTTCAGTTCCTGAACCGCCCCCAGTTCCTTGTTGCAGACCGGTCCGGGGCGATCTCGGTGAAGATGTTCACCAGTCCCGATGAAGATTTTAAGGTGAATGATGTGGTGGAAGTGCTGGGACAGGTGATTCGACGGTATATCGTTACGGGTGAGCCGGTCATCAACTGCGTCTCTATCAGGAAAATAAAAAAATCCTAGATCCTATCGGAAATGCCTGTGTCCGGGTATTCTGCCGGGCCGGTATTTTCCCTCATTCTTTATGAACAAATCCGGGAGAGATAATACAGATGTCTGGTAACGATACACTTCGGGCACAACAAAAATCCGGTTCAAAGATCCTCTGCATGGAACTGGCAGTACCCGCGTTCTCCTTTGGCGGTGCCCTGCTCGCCATCTTCTTTTCCGACATGGGCAATAATGTCGATCCCCGGTATTTTGCCACCGGTTGTGTCATAAGTTCCTTCGTGCTTGCGTACCTGGCATGGATACGGCCGCGAAAAGATATTGTCGCTCTGTCGACTCCGATCTATTCCATTATCTTCTTTGCCGCACCTTCGGATATGGCGGTTAATATCGTCCTTGAGCTGCTCTATGCCGTAAGCCTTACGGTACTACTCGTGCGGCTGAAGTTCCGTTTCGGTGCTGCCCCGGAGTCCGGCGTTGCGGATTTGGGGAAGTCCCTTGAAGAGCCCATCGGGGAATACTGCGAAACCGTACGTGAGCAGGTGCCCGGCGTGATACCTGAAACAGCGCATTATGCTGCAATGGCGTTTGCCCTCTTTGCGCAGGGAGATTACATGGAGGTGGTGCGGGCTGCAGATGCGGCATCGGCAGCTCTTACGGATGCAGATCCCCTCCCCGCCATTGCAACAGCGTTTGCCATCCTCCGGGAACAGGCACTGCTGCTGGAAGAGTCAGAGGGTCTCCCGGAACACTTCACGGAATTTTCGGCAACCGACGCGGGCCTCCTGGCAAAACCCCTCCCGCCTGAAGAAAAACTCCATGACCGGTTCGAGGTATCGCTCGAGAATGCCCTGCTCCTCCTCTATGCTGCAGGATGGAATGCATCAAAACGGGATCGCGCTCTCCTTCTCTCCCGGCAGAGCTTTGCCCTGAAACTCTTCACAACATAACATCCCGCTTTTTTCTGAACCAAATATTATGAAATTCCTGCCATTTAGGATAATCGCCCATTTTTTCTGTTCAATGGTGAAAATGTGCCATGAATACGGTGATCTGGTCACTGCGCGGATTTCCATGGATGCCTGATAGCATTAACAGAAAGAACCATACGGCGGAATGTTCGTGAGGCCGGAAAAAACCGTCAGGGAAACGAAGAGGTTTTCAGGGATGTCCTGGTTATGGTGATATGAATCAGAGGTGTGTATATCATCATATGGTGAGCAGGAGCATACCCTGTCGCTGGTCCGTATGCTGTGCACTAGTGCACAAACACTATGCACAATACATATTATCACGCATCCACTAATTAAGCATTGGCATTAATTCTATAGAAGCTGATAAATATCATAAATACGAGGAGATCCGATGGATGAAAATGCGGGGGAAGGGGACGAGGCAACACGAATACGGGCAGTGCTCAGAAACCACCCACAAGGCTTGAGTATCAAGGAAATCTCGTTTGAGGTCTCGATGAGCCGGAACTCTGTGGCAAAGTACCTCGAAGTGCTCATGGCATCCGGCCAGCTCGATCTCCGTCATGTGGGAAATGCCAAGCTCTACACCCTTTCCCGCAGGATCCCGGTTGGCAGTATCATCAACCATACCGGGGAACTCATCATCGTCCTTGATGACAACCTGCGGGTCGTCCAGGCAAGCGACTCTTTCTGTGCGTTTACCGGTTTACCCCGGGCAGATATCCACGATGCCCGGCTGAGTTCCCTCCCTGCCCCGATCCTGTCTGCGGCAGAAGAAGGGGAGCTCCTCCCCCTCATGCACGGGGGCCCCACCCTGAAAAAAGAGATCCGGGTTGTACGGAACGGCGACGAGGTCTTTTTTTCCGGGCGGTTCATTCCAGCCCTGCTAGGGAACGGTGTTACTGCGGTCACATGTATCCTTGAAGATATCACGGAGCGCGTCCGGGCTGAGCGGGCCACCCGTGAACGCGACCAGCTCCTCCATACGATATTCCATATCCCGACCGCTCCCCAGTTTTATATCGACCGGAACCACAAGGTTGTGTACTGGGACCGGGCACTTGAGATCATGACCGGCATCAAAGCAGAAGTGGTGATCGGCACTCACGACCACTGGAAAGCGTTTTACAGCGGGGAATATCCCTGTCTCATCGACCTGGTGGTTGACGGAAACCCCCGGAAGATCTTCGAAATGTACCCGGAAATCTCCTCATGTTCACCGGATGCGGAAGGACGATACGAATTTACGGGCTTTTTTTCAGCTGTCGGCCCCCGCGGGAAATGGCTGCATCTCACCGCCATGCCGGTAAGGGACCCGGCCGGGAACCTGACCGGTGCCATGGAGACGGTCGAGGATGTCACGGATAAGAAAAACCGGGAGTTCGTCATCCAGGATTAGCCGGTACCTGTCTGAACCGGATGGGAAAAGCCGTCTTAAAAAAAGAGTTCCGGGCTGGTTGTCCCGCGAAGGTTACGCGGTCACTTTTTTCCGGCCTGTTTCCTGCCCGTCCTGCTTGTGCGAACCCGGCTCCCGGCGCATGGGGCAGACATCGATTCCCTTGAGATTGCCCATGCAGAACCCGAACCGGTCCCGGATTGATTTTGGGAGATCGTTCTCCGGTATAGCATAAAACCCGAAGCTTCCATAGAAGTCCATCAATTCAGTCTTGGAATGCATGTAAAGGGTCTCGTTCCTGCCGCACTCCTCGATTAAGAGGGACATGACCGAACGGGCAAAACCCCGGAGCCGGTATTCATCGAGCACGTACACGGCATCGACTTCCAGGCCGTCGTCGTGCCGGGCACACCGGGCAACCCCGATGATACGCGTACCGACAAATACCGCGAAGAGGCGGTCGTGCTCGCGGTCGGCTTTCTGCTGGTGGTAATGGATCCAGAGTTCCCGTTCGGCCCGGGCCATCTCGGCTGGTGTGAGCTCCCGGACTTCGACAGCCTCGTAGATCCGTGCCGGTGCAGCCGCGGTCCCTTCCGAGAAGATGGCCCTGCCGATCCTGCTGATAAATCCCGGCCTGAACGTGACAAAACCGCCGCTCTCCTCTCCGGCAAGGGCATAGAGCGTGAGGAGCGTCTTGTCCTCGTTGTACTCTTCCACGTCAGCAGGTGCGGAGATGGTTGGCATGGGATACCTCGACTGACTGCGGCGCCGGGCCGGATAAAATATCGTTTTTTTCTCGCATTGAGATCATCACGGGAGAGCGGGTTGATACAATATTCTATAGCCGTTATCGTTTCCACCATATAAATATGAGGGCAGATCTCTTCTGTTAATGGATTGTGATCCCTGCGGTTGCCCTGTACCGTGGTGGTTGTCACGCACTTCCCGGGAAATGGTCGCCTCCGTCCTCCCACACCCTCAGATGCATAACGAAAAGTTCTTTCATCCTTGTTTCCAGTATCAGTATACGTAATGCCGGCACCGCCGGGTTATGTACACTGTCAGAGGTGTGTGCATTGATCGATAAACTGTTACTAGGGAACCTGAGGTTTCGGGAAACGGATTTCACCCCGAACATTGACTATTACAAAGAACTGGCAGGAAGCCAGCACCCGACCACGCTCTGGATCGCGTGTTCTGACTCCCGGCTCCAGTCCGGGCACATAACACAGGCCCGGGCCGGCGAACTGTTCATCCAGCGCAATATCGGGAACATCGTGCCGGTCCATGACTGGAATTTTGCGACCGTGCTGGAATATGCGGTTGTGCACCTGAAAGTGCAGGACGTTGTAATTTGCGGCCACTCGAACTGTGGGGCGATCCGGGCGCTTGACAAGGAGAGTACAGACTCATATATCCCGCTCTGGCTCAACAATGCCCGCGAGGCAAAGACCCGGGTGGATGCAAAGATCAAACCCCCGGAGACGGTGCTTGAGAATGATGAGCGGTATAAACTCATCGAGCAGGAGAACGTGCGGCTCCAGATCGAGCACCTTTATACGTACCCTCTCCTTAAAAAAGCGGTGGATGCGAAAAACGTGGTCGTCCACGGGCTCTATTACGATCTTGGCACCGGCGTACTGAGCCGGGTTTCCTGATCCTTTTTTCCCCGGTGTGTATATCCCCGCAAATATGTGCGGATA encodes the following:
- a CDS encoding nucleotide-binding protein, translating into MKIGNIEVKVSIVSIGVFVFFTLFLILASLYSPEVRSNLIWMIPCLFMLLVIPVALNYMSRSEYADLTPRYEVEAKTVRVKLINESMIGKPVRIEGVVERVYFQFLNRPQFLVADRSGAISVKMFTSPDEDFKVNDVVEVLGQVIRRYIVTGEPVINCVSIRKIKKS
- a CDS encoding GNAT family N-acetyltransferase — protein: MPTISAPADVEEYNEDKTLLTLYALAGEESGGFVTFRPGFISRIGRAIFSEGTAAAPARIYEAVEVRELTPAEMARAERELWIHYHQQKADREHDRLFAVFVGTRIIGVARCARHDDGLEVDAVYVLDEYRLRGFARSVMSLLIEECGRNETLYMHSKTELMDFYGSFGFYAIPENDLPKSIRDRFGFCMGNLKGIDVCPMRREPGSHKQDGQETGRKKVTA
- a CDS encoding carbonic anhydrase, which encodes MCALIDKLLLGNLRFRETDFTPNIDYYKELAGSQHPTTLWIACSDSRLQSGHITQARAGELFIQRNIGNIVPVHDWNFATVLEYAVVHLKVQDVVICGHSNCGAIRALDKESTDSYIPLWLNNAREAKTRVDAKIKPPETVLENDERYKLIEQENVRLQIEHLYTYPLLKKAVDAKNVVVHGLYYDLGTGVLSRVS
- a CDS encoding PAS domain S-box protein, translated to MDENAGEGDEATRIRAVLRNHPQGLSIKEISFEVSMSRNSVAKYLEVLMASGQLDLRHVGNAKLYTLSRRIPVGSIINHTGELIIVLDDNLRVVQASDSFCAFTGLPRADIHDARLSSLPAPILSAAEEGELLPLMHGGPTLKKEIRVVRNGDEVFFSGRFIPALLGNGVTAVTCILEDITERVRAERATRERDQLLHTIFHIPTAPQFYIDRNHKVVYWDRALEIMTGIKAEVVIGTHDHWKAFYSGEYPCLIDLVVDGNPRKIFEMYPEISSCSPDAEGRYEFTGFFSAVGPRGKWLHLTAMPVRDPAGNLTGAMETVEDVTDKKNREFVIQD